In a genomic window of Methanoregula sp. UBA64:
- a CDS encoding MvaI/BcnI family restriction endonuclease has protein sequence MVPPISDNNIITTFREDFQRIKDMGFVRSNRAHNTGIGKTFEDLIGVHENNFQLVDYMNFLELKSQRDYTMSMLTLFTKSPDFPRNANTHLRDTYGVPDEENPRVKKLHTTASGARFNSVYDRFGLKLECNNAENKLFLRFKHLNDEAVLPDRIYYDYATLRFIVEQKCQNIAYINAESRVVNGHEEFKYNNAVLLTGLSFEKFIDGVNQGLILYDIRIGSYKSGRNFGKIHDHGSGFRIKKADIQNVFLITEI, from the coding sequence ATGGTTCCTCCGATATCAGATAATAACATAATTACTACATTCCGCGAAGATTTCCAACGGATTAAAGACATGGGTTTTGTGAGATCAAATCGCGCCCATAATACCGGGATAGGCAAGACGTTTGAGGATCTTATCGGGGTTCACGAGAATAACTTCCAGTTAGTCGATTATATGAACTTTTTAGAATTGAAATCTCAACGCGATTATACAATGAGTATGCTCACTCTTTTCACCAAGTCTCCCGATTTTCCACGAAATGCAAACACTCATCTTCGTGATACTTATGGTGTTCCCGACGAAGAAAACCCGCGTGTTAAGAAATTACACACGACCGCCTCCGGAGCAAGATTTAATTCCGTTTATGATAGGTTCGGGTTGAAACTTGAATGCAACAACGCTGAAAACAAACTGTTTTTACGATTTAAACATCTCAATGATGAGGCCGTATTGCCAGACCGCATATATTACGACTATGCTACTCTCCGTTTTATCGTTGAACAAAAATGCCAAAATATTGCTTACATTAACGCCGAGTCAAGAGTGGTAAATGGGCATGAGGAGTTCAAATACAACAATGCAGTCCTATTAACGGGATTGTCTTTTGAGAAATTCATTGATGGAGTGAACCAAGGTCTGATCCTATATGATATTCGGATCGGTTCGTATAAGAGCGGGAGAAACTTTGGAAAGATTCACGATCATGGATCGGGTTTTAGAATAAAAAAAGCAGATATTCAGAATGTATTTTTAATTACTGAAATTTAA